A segment of the Raphanus sativus cultivar WK10039 unplaced genomic scaffold, ASM80110v3 Scaffold2734, whole genome shotgun sequence genome:
TGTGAGTGCCTCGGAGTTCATGATGCTTGGTCTTGGTGACATGGTAACAGATCAAAACccttttggtttctttcttccCATGTGTCCCTCCACTAGATTTGTATAACGTGTTTAACTGTTCTGTTCTGTTTGTTTCAGGCTATTCCTGCGATGCTTTTGGCTTTGGTTCTCTGCTTTGACTATCGGAAAAGTAGAGATGTGGTGAATCTTTTTGATCTAAAATCATCCAAGGGACACAAATACATATGGTATGCACTTCCTGGATACGCCATTGGCTTGGTCTCGGCTCTAGCTGCAGGTGTCTTGACCCACTCACCTCAGCCTGCTCTACTTTATCTGGTACTTGAACCGAAATTTTGTtgatatgaatttttcttgTACTATACAATAAGTCATGGTTTTATGAATTTTTCCTGAATAGTGTGACGTATATGTGAGATTATGATGTTTAAACTCGGTTTCAAATATAGGTACCATCTACATTAGGACCGGTGATCTTCATGTCATGGCGTAGAAAGGATCTTGCGGAGCTGTGGGATGGTCCAGCATTATCCAATCCCACTGAGAAATCTCATGAAGTAGAGATCTGagtttatataaatcaaaacattGCTCAGCaacatttaaaaagaaacaCAGAGACGTTTAGTAGAACGATAACAGATCAGGTGTTCTTGTATTCtcatgtaaaaagaaaaaaataacacaagTATTATATCTCGTTTTATTGCATTATATACATTACATGATGCAACCAAAATTTTCAAGGAATTATATAGATAAGTtcaatgaagaaaaaatatacatttaagtTCTAGTTTCTAAGTGTGTAAACCTAAGTGTATAACGTTTTATTGGGACAAATCatattgaattaaaaaaaaactatcgtTTATTTAAAACTAAGCAAAATTCCATGTGTTTATATATTCAAACTTTGTATTATAATCAGTGGCCTTTCCTTGTCATCCTACATATACTAATTGAGGAGACACAATGGCCAAAGCTAACCAAAACAATGAGGAAATTCGATAAAGAAATACACATTTACAATGTAGACCCAACTCTATGTAGAAGTGTACATTAAGTCAAACATATTGTCCAGatttaacaaaaagaataaaaacatttCTTGGATCATATGTTCTTGTTGTCCTTACAGGATAATGAAGTGGAACAATGTAGCACTACAAAGTTCCGCGTCGAAAGCACTCAGTTACAAAGTGAAAATCGTCATGCGATTACATTAAAAATAGCAAACTCTCTTGTCCATTTCTATGGGATGTCTCGCTAGCTAATGGAAGCCAGCTACATGTCTCGCTTTCTCGTTTGACTTTTGTTTCTTGAACTTCACTTCAATCATACATGCATCTAAGTTTTGGATATATTAATAACTAGTGGCTAATCAAACCGCCCCCTTATCTTACTCAGCACTGATTGATATAGTCAAACTAGTTTTCGacattttataaccaaaaacaaGTTCGAGATTGGTTCCTTGTAAATAGCTATAATATTTTATGAGAACACCGCCCACATTTCTAGAAGATCAACATCAAACCTAGGAAAATTCACTAATGCCCAATTAATTCTGTGTCAATATCCCATAAAACTTTAACACCAGAACTAAGATTTTTTGCTGAAGACATTTGGTATAATCATATTAAAGAAACAATGAGTCAGTCTAATCTTTGTTTGGCTCTCGTTTGTTTTAAACTAGATGGTTGGTCCGCTCATGCAGGCTTAataatcttataaatatttattgatacataaattattatttcaataattatcatgataaattatgtttatactcttaaacttttaaattaGCGATATATATCTATAATTAAGTTTctcattacaatatatatatctatgactattattgaaattaatttttaatatttatgattaaaaatattattttcagataacaacataatatatattagaactgttttatttattattggccaaaattgtattatattaatttacgttcaattatctaatctaatagataaacataaaattattaaaataaatttttaattatagtacatattatatataactatttattatatacatgatCATATTATCTCTATTCATGTTAATTAATACACATGCATTTGTcactaaattaaatttttataaaaccaaacatAGGTTAAACCATTATTTGATGTCGGCTCCTAATTGCTCTATCTAACGGGTTTCTAGGTGTTTCGTCTGCTCATgggaacaattttttttttataattatttattaatatatgcattactaatgaaaatattatagttataaatcataattttttttcatttgaaaattcttatgtattataatttttaaaaatggttcATTCATTATATTcattgttaataaataaatcttaaacatcacttaatatttttttgattatatgTGTCTTCTTTAgaattttgaactttttattaaaagttttttcgGATTACaacacaaaacatatatataattatataaattatcttttatttaaaatctatattttaagattttgaataactcttactattattagttttaaattcgttttatttttttagctaatataattttttattcattaagggtacaatcgatattaaccagtctaacttttaacgtgagagttaCGTTGCGGAAAATCACTTcgaaaataatagtatagattctcAAATCACCATGTTAAAAGTTTTGTGTTGCCGTTGACTTCTTAAATCACCATGTTTATAAGTTGTAATTATTTTTGGCATCAAACACTCTAATTTTGTTCATTAAGCTCTTTTgcaatattaattatatattatctgATCTGAAGTGAAATACACATTCATCTTACAATACCTACACAAGTTtcgtttaaaaataatataacttgTTGGTATTATAGTAAGAAATGGTCTTATGTGGACAAAGCGGTTTGAAGTTTTTGGCAAAGTAAAGAAATGGTCGTATGAGTCAACACAACGTGCCACTTTCCATGCAATAACATGCAAATTAGGTCAGCCATTAAGAATAAAATAAGTTGAATTTTCACTGTGATAAGATAAAACGGGACGGCGCAATAGAGCACTATCCCATCATGGGACCAATACACAATTATACAATTTGGGTTTACACGGTTCATGTTCTAACCACTCCAATATCATGAGGCGTGTATAAGTGCGAGACTCCATGCTATATATATAAGCGATAAGTGATCATACGAAAACACAAGACAAAAGCTTTAAAACAGAATATATACATCGCTTGGTGGGATCATTTAagataaaagtaataataaaagaTGGTTAGGGCAAATTTGTTGAGCGTGATTATGCTGATGCATGTAATTATTGGTCTTCCTTATAACGTGAAGGGGTTGAGTATGGGTTACTACTTGATGAGCTGTCCTGCCGCAGAACAGATTGTGACAAATACTGTTAACAATGCTCTTCAAGCCGATCCCACTTTGGCCGCAGGTCTTATCCGCATGCTCTTCCACGACTGTTTCATTGAGGTAGTGTTTTCTCTTAAGTCTCCatattaaaattgtattaacgtgcatagaaaaaccaaaaatgCACTGAGCTACTGGTTTAGCACAAGAAGTTAGTTCCATTGTGAGTATAATTCTACTTGGGAAAGATGTTTTATGCTCTCATAAAGTAGAAGAtcttaaaataagttttgaaaaTCTAAGTTGTTCTTTTTAATTGTTCTATTAAGGGATGTGATGCGTCGATTCTGCTAGACTCAACAAAAGACAACACTGCAGAAAAGGATTCACCTGCGAATCTGAGTCTACGTGGCTACGAGATCATAGACGatgcaaaaaagaaaattgaggCTAGATGTCCAGGAGTTGTATCTTGCGCAGATATTATTGCAATGGCTGCTAGAGATGCTGTCTTTTCAGTAAGCTGATCATTTGTgattatactatatattatgatgatgatggttttaTACTTGAATATAATTTGTAATTGGCTTGTTAATTTTAGGCTAATGGTCCATATTATCAAATACCAAAAGGAAGATTTGATGGCAAAAGATCAAAGATAGAAGATACAAGAAATCTCCCTTCACCATTTCTCAATGCCTCTCAACTCATCCAGACTTTTGGCCAACGTGGCTTCACTCCACAAGATGTTGTTGCTCTCTCAGGTAAGTTGTTTATTTACAAACACTCTTTGATTCCTTTCTTGTGTACAtctatttcaaattattaaaatatcaatttgttagaacaaaaaaaaattgttttactgATTTAATAGTTACTCTttattctatttaaatttactttaatttttgctactactccctccgtttcttaaagaatgtcgttgtgacatttttcatccagattaagaaagttgttgaaatatatgtaagttgtaattaattatacctctttgaccaatagtattttagataaataaaattatttataaaatcaatgcagtttgcaattaattttcagctgaaagttaatataatttacattgaaattgtaaagtgacactctttatgtaacaagaaaatgagctcagagtgacacttattatgaaacagagggagtattaaattAGTTCATTGGAAAATGTAATTTGTGTAACATATAGTATAACATTATTTCATGggttctaactttttttttgaaactaataaaCAATATGGGTTCTAACTTTATCTGTGGACTATGTATAATAGGAGCACATACTCTTGGAGTAGCACGATGCTCATCCTTCAAAGCCAGACTTACCACACCAGATTCTTCAATGGACTCTTCCTTTGTAAACACTCTCACTAAAACTTGTAGTGCCGGTGACAATGCAGAGCAACCATTTGATGCCACGCGCAACAACTTCGACAATGCCTATTTCAATGCCCTTCAGAGAAAATCAGGAGTGCTTTTTTCAGACCAAACCTTATCCAACACTCCGGCGACCAGGAATATTGTTAATGGCTATGCCTTTAACCAAGCTAAGTTTTTCTTTGACTTCCAAATGGCCATGCAAAAGATGAGCAATCTTGATGTTAAACTTGGCTCTCAAGGTGAAGTCCGTAAAAATTGTCGCATTCTTAACTAAGCATATGCCAAATGTATTTAGTATGATATTTGTATCAGTACTCCTACCTTTAGTTATGTCTCTACTCTCGTCATATGATTCATCATGAATCTCTTCTGCTACCATATATAAATATGGTGTTTGTAATATGTAATTGTCCACTTGTTGTTTGTGGGTTTTAgaataatatatctataaaatatgGTCGAGACTTTATTGTATACCATGTCTTTTACAAATATGATCTTTGTCTCTATTATAGGGCCAAGAACTATAAATCCCAAGACAGCCAAAAATGTCAAACAATTTATAAACCTGTAACATGTACAGTTGATGAGATACAAAATGTGAATCACGTGACAACAATCCTCAAGAAGTAACTACTAAAGTCATGTTTTAGGTTTTTAGCCTTCAACAACATTCAAATCTCTTTCATATAAAGATTACAAACCCAATCTGAATCCTCCTGCCTGTACCAACTTAAGAACCGTAACATGGAGCAGCAGAAACTAAAACCCTCAATAAATACAGAAGAAGTACAAAAAATAAAGACAAGAGAAAGCATTCAGTGTAACGAATCTTATTATCTTGGACCAGAGGGGTATTCATTTTCAATGTGGGAAGTAGAATCACCTATAAGCCAACCAGTGTTCGGTTGGTTATAGTTTTGGTAGTTGAAATCTTGTCTGAACATTTCCTCCTTTTGCCACTCTTCCCATCTCTCAGCTAAACCATCTCCT
Coding sequences within it:
- the LOC130505959 gene encoding peroxidase 47, whose amino-acid sequence is MVRANLLSVIMLMHVIIGLPYNVKGLSMGYYLMSCPAAEQIVTNTVNNALQADPTLAAGLIRMLFHDCFIEGCDASILLDSTKDNTAEKDSPANLSLRGYEIIDDAKKKIEARCPGVVSCADIIAMAARDAVFSANGPYYQIPKGRFDGKRSKIEDTRNLPSPFLNASQLIQTFGQRGFTPQDVVALSGAHTLGVARCSSFKARLTTPDSSMDSSFVNTLTKTCSAGDNAEQPFDATRNNFDNAYFNALQRKSGVLFSDQTLSNTPATRNIVNGYAFNQAKFFFDFQMAMQKMSNLDVKLGSQGEVRKNCRILN